One Engraulis encrasicolus isolate BLACKSEA-1 chromosome 5, IST_EnEncr_1.0, whole genome shotgun sequence DNA segment encodes these proteins:
- the LOC134448800 gene encoding transmembrane protein 74, whose product MAAVELLYINRAGEQSERPVALDWASKPLDVHKQRSPGVEALTREAERGLALRAPDCEGQCNSAPRTVPFKGLQGKHGHRGAEKVRVCCDEELETSFTYVDENVNLRLATPDASGKFPPGAVCHHHGSSCELRPDGFQELSLMSENDLTSESAVKSVDYGFISAVTFLVTGISLVIISYSVPRDVNVQDPESVPAREMERLENESARVGAHLDRCVIAGLCLLTLGGVVLSTLLMISMWKGEMYRRKAFAYSKHSTKLYGSINFNVRSSPSGSSTHCALEIVNDINETHG is encoded by the coding sequence ATGGCAGCTGTGGAGTTACTTTACATAAATAGAGCAGGAGAACAATCCGAAAGACCAGTCGCCCTTGACTGGGCATCAAAGCCGCTGGACGTCCACAAACAGAGAAGCCCAGGCGTCGAGGCGCTTACCAGGGAGGCAGAACGTGGATTGGCTCTGAGGGCGCCTGACTGCGAAGGACAATGTAATTCAGCACCAAGGACGGTTCCCTTCAAAGGACTCCAAGGCAAACACGGCCACAGAGGAGCCGAAAAGGTCAGGGTCTGCTGCGACGAGGAATTGGAAACTTCTTTCACATACGTGGACGAAAATGTCAACTTACGACTCGCAACACCGGACGCGAGTGGGAAATTTCCACCTGGGGCCGTGTGCCACCACCACGGCTCGTCTTGTGAACTCCGCCCTGACGGCTTCCAGGAGCTTTCCCTCATGTCCGAAAATGACCTGACATCGGAAAGTGCTGTAAAGTCTGTCGACTATGGATTTATCAGTGCGGTCACGTTTCTTGTGACTGGAATCTCGCTAGTTATCATATCCTACTCTGTCCCACGTGACGTTAACGTGCAGGACCCCGAGAGCGTGCCAGCCAGGGAGATGGAACGGCTGGAGAACGAGAGCGCCCGGGTTGGGGCACACCTCGACAGGTGTGTGATTGCCGGGCTGTGTCTTCTCACCTTGGGCGGGGTGGTGCTCTCCACCCTGCTCATGATATCCATGTGGAAGGGGGAGATGTACAGGAGAAAGGCGTTTGCATACTCTAAACACTCCACTAAACTCTATGGTTCCATCAACTTTAATGTACGGTCCAGTCCCAGTGGCTCATCCACCCACTGTGCATTGGAGATTGTAAATGACATCAACGAGACACATGGATAA